The following coding sequences lie in one Musa acuminata AAA Group cultivar baxijiao chromosome BXJ1-8, Cavendish_Baxijiao_AAA, whole genome shotgun sequence genomic window:
- the LOC103994690 gene encoding L-ascorbate oxidase homolog, translating to MGKSRLLASFLSLLLLLPSCVLGDSPYRFFTWNVTYGDIYPLGVKQQGILINGQFPGPQIEAVTNDNLIVNVFNSLPEPFLFSWNGIQQRRSSWQDGVYGTNCPIPPGGNFTYTMQVKDQIGSYFYFPSLAFHKAAGGYGGIRVLSRPLIPVPFAPPAADYTLLVGDWYKANHTDLRNILDGGKDLPFPDGLLINGQGSNGSAFTVDQGKTYRFRVSNVGVATSLNIRIQGHALLLVEVEGSHTLQNTYSSLDIHLGQSYSFLVTADQPPMDYYIVVSTRFTTTVLSTTAILHYSNSDGKRVEPPPGGPTTDIEWSLNQARSIRWNLTASGPRPNPQGSYHYGYVNVTRTIRLANSAPVINGKQRYAVNSLSFIPADTPLKLADFYNISGVFELGSISDIPTSGPGSLRTSVMAADFRAYVEIVFENSETSVQSWHIDGYNFWIVGMDGGQWTPASRDSYNLRDAVSRCTVQVYPNSWSAIYMPLDNVGMWNIRSENWARQYLGQQFYIRVYSPANSWRDENPIPRNALLCGRASGRRTRPLW from the exons ATGGGAAAGAGTCGCCTCTTGGCCTCTTTCCTctctctgctgctgttgctgccttCTTGCGTGCTGGGGGACAGCCCATACAGGTTCTTCACTTGGAACGTGACCTATGGCGATATCTATCCTCTCGGCGTCAAGCAACAG GGGATTTTGATCAATGGGCAGTTCCCGGGGCCACAGATCGAGGCCGTCACCAACGATAACCTCATCGTCAATGTATTCAACAGCTTGCCGGAGCCCTTCCTCTTTTCCTG GAACGGAATACAACAAAGGAGAAGCTCGTGGCAAGATGGTGTTTATGGCACCAACTGCCCCATCCCCCCCGGTGGGAACTTTACGTACACCATGCAAGTGAAGGACCAGATCGGGAGCTACTTCTACTTCCCCTCGCTGGCCTTCCACAAGGCCGCCGGTGGATATGGTGGCATCAGAGTTCTAAGCCGCCCATTAATCCCAGTGCCTTTTGCACCTCCGGCCGCCGATTACACTCTCTTGGTTGGCGACTGGTACAAGGCTAACCACACT GACCTGAGAAACATATTGGACGGTGGCAAAGATCTTCCCTTCCCTGATGGTCTTCTAATTAATGGCCAAGGATCGAATGGAAGCGCATTTACTGTCGATCAAG GTAAGACGTATAGGTTTCGAGTATCGAACGTGGGGGTGGCAACATCACTGAACATAAGGATTCAAGGGCATGCATTGCTGTTGGTGGAGGTGGAAGGATCTCACACCCTCCAAAACACCTATTCTTCGCTCGACATCCACCTCGGCCAGTCTTACTCCTTCCTCGTCACGGCTGATCAGCCACCCATGGACTACTACATCGTCGTTTCGACGCGATTCACCACCACCGTGCTCTCCACCACCGCCATCCTCCATTACAGCAACTCCGACGGGAAGCGGGTCGAGCCACCGCCGGGCGGGCCGACTACTGACATCGAATGGTCCCTCAACCAGGCGAGATCGATCAG GTGGAACCTGACAGCCAGTGGACCGAGACCCAATCCCCAAGGCTCTTATCACTACGGCTATGTGAACGTCACAAGGACCATCAGGCTTGCCAACTCTGCACCGGTCATCAACGGCAAGCAGAGATATGCCGTCAACAGTCTCTCCTTCATTCCAGCTGATACGCCCCTTAAGCTAGCGGACTTCTACAACATCTCCGGAGTGTTTGAACTCGGAAGCATTTCAGATATCCCCACATCCGGGCCTGGTTCTCTTCGAACATCAGTCATGGCGGCCGATTTCCGAGCTTACGTCGAGATCGTGTTCGAGAACTCCGAGACCAGCGTGCAGTCTTGGCATATCGATGGATATAACTTCTGGATCGTCGG AATGGATGGAGGGCAATGGACACCGGCAAGCAGGGATAGCTACAACCTAAGAGATGCAGTATCTCGTTGCACTGTTCAG GTGTATCCCAACTCATGGTCAGCTATCTACATGCCTTTGGACAACGTGGGCATGTGGAACATCCGATCGGAAAACTGGGCTCGCCAGTACTTGGGTCAGCAGTTCTATATCCGCGTCTACTCTCCGGCGAACTCATGGAGGGACGAGAATCCAATCCCAAGGAACGCCCTTCTCTGCGGCCGGGCGTCAGGCCGTCGAACGAGGCCACTCTGGTGA